A region of Maniola jurtina chromosome 18, ilManJurt1.1, whole genome shotgun sequence DNA encodes the following proteins:
- the LOC123874500 gene encoding uncharacterized protein LOC123874500 isoform X2, giving the protein MLINRVPEEESGRVGDADMHLEDNSAEFQTAEEIYQIMAKDNTFEGDGDKALTTRDLVILYKNIDIDTKLVSSTNKQTSKRPNQYVENVVYNDDRGSEGSDFSEDISNGDFKNVFAINEERIDLLNNFGDTLCHKFGDMQIRTSDLNIEYDKHFLFNDPIIKGQLKSFHKISKPKQSDSTVLPASLLDYICCKRIEDNYDFYIDNIIKYVQNTIEQLKRISNGEYLTEKVKEKWREVYEDKITTPEDKSQLRKIVLANSVSIPLRVKEKRTDQRLTWDDIVHSEMDVRSLSKILEKKVIVEVPKIICGTYSLFSKRCKDNLIITCKKDREEESRVDVVLKLQRSNSGHVISNIDSIMILKSLPAIASESETHSNNLLALEFEKFNALDKKVEQETEMKSDENTEKILPNDTTDQKLKQEIKIESNENIKDVPPNKTAYCNLAADKETEAEKFSENDYDSLPQSDCQEDNECDSSGAEADFSTIATDDLHSIIHRLSKQTPVIEESEDNIKRKSPMRVRIKSPYENKSYAIEEKKRKKLLEIREKRELKKNAMSENCRIKKHRNGRGSIMVQSSDSVTKLSITNKYFYNSIYGHPVKINTRNSQRYHKDQTRVAIPKIQLKDDDETQYDADTEVMYLQRKENESQNLTNDASTPPAANDIGVNLNFLRRLISPSTTDFSLTNTSSSLQQNVLRDDSFVNTEKEITQKNALMSTRSTQVSVPANLPKLEVNYTQVENCKTTSSVECRRSIDKIYDLIKQIGKTDSLEVMPTSSKAATNIDKLNITCGKGNSKDQATDSGTSIKHQLTSSNPSSCCFEKPKTVVKTSKDSKKKYENPTSIIPKITIGSKPAINKINNKANNKEFKKLSCSKIQENPLKAISQLIHEFDNVQKTTVKNEKEPKKNKKTESLTTQDKSSFRQNFLKRMSKRDQYLKESEAISSKKSVLIERKRQGTGYGPPKITQQQLQHEEDSLDTNRKKIADIIDEVKELRGEAVRGPSRNLARLNSLAQPKKSNLQSQQEEPLNRFGKRVMDRLSKPTPPTPNPEKSIGLTRTKQRKIYDELPSSTKQPHSAGLPTERLSRAKPHNTNNNSPNRDGFGKRSLGPVGKPTCIHGNVNKLPEELKGKMVAVETYVKSHYGRDSRSLETGNSYSAHKSRVPLIPNDLDVVSLTSSPSTKEESSTLGKKLHSMVDSMISSTMPVLGAVAECNESVSKASDGFDDTSIEKRSNSDEIILSSSDYPVDIFEDKNIVTAVSVISLEQKDDEIANCNINMCETNQPCPPNELHNPESETCHQIQNGTFQKLMRGKNLILNVTPKQSMENLLTLRSEDKSSLVLKSKLSQDIINEKTETITELKILPVLSNTCFTNFNFTNFPMQIATIGYALPQYLVKHDSKTKIRLLENEDSRSKNLKAVLSSENVVNAKLSKSIRCFKDVVKKTSQKTTERESIICLLRDENKNEVSLDNHEEFVIKIQNNERQTQDNSVKTKTSNEDIVVADIEKSNISNSTSLDILVGLLNEIKKITSYQAHISKQEDTFHTDLEKKELEVILNNVSIKESSVDQSVDNAISLHSLDKLQKLEVRDSNFLYLFPNIEDHNRGKKTSDKNITTNDTLLCGPLDMDKEINTKFRQTECINRFTEAPSRPFPVSVSTNITDSLIKLINKPSCLSIYSVTDCESFTLLANEIKEVPSKPLKKSTDSVSPLTTLKIQYINEKEKYKDIKEQNSHSLIEFDPLMKMKRDILVTVYSILVLTVFAALSFPEIMYRV; this is encoded by the exons ATGCTAATTAATCGAGTACCTGAAGAGGAAAGTGGAAGGGTGGGGGATGCGGACATGCATTTGGAGGACAACTCCGCTGAGTTTCAAACAGCTGAAGAGATTTATCAGATTATGGCCAAAGATAATACCTTCGAAGGTGATG GTGATAAGGCGCTTACTACCCGTGATTTGGTAATCCTGTATAAGAATATAGACATCGATACTAAACTAGTATCTTCCACTAATAAACAGACAAGTAAAAGACCCAATCAATACGTCGAAAATGTAGTATACAACGACGACAGAGGCTCTGAAGGATCGGATTTCAGTGAAGACATCAGTAATGGAgactttaaaaatgtttttgcgATTAATGAAGAAAGAATAGACCTTTTGAATAACTTTGGAGATACACTTTGTCATAAATTTGGCGATATGCAGATACGCACATCTGATTTAAATATTGAGTACGACAAACACTTTTTGTTCAATGATCCAATCATCAAAGGACAACTAAAAAGTTTTCATAAGATATCTAAACCTAAGCAGTCTGACAGTACAGTTCTTCCAGCATCGCTCTTGGATTATATTTGCTGCAAACGTATTGAGGataattatgatttttatataGATAACATTATTAAATATGTGCAAAACACAATCGAACAGCTAAAACGTATAAGTAATGGTGAGTACTTAACTGAAAAGGTTAAAGAGAAATGGAGAGAAGTTTACGAAGACAAAATCACAACACCTGAAGATAAATCCCAACTTAGAAAGATAGTTTTGGCGAACTCTGTCAGCATACCACTACGCGTAAAGGAGAAACGTACTGATCAAAGACTCACATGGGATGATATAGTCCATTCTGAAATGGATGTCAGGTCTCTCTCTAAAATATTGGAAAAGAAAGTTATCGTGGAGGTCCCAAAAATAATTTGTGGCACTTACAGCTTATTTAGCAAACGCTGCAAAGACAATCTTATTATAACATGCAAGAAAGATAGAGAAGAAGAGTCTCGTGTAGACGTAGTGTTAAAATTGCAACGCTCTAACTCGGGTCATGTCATTAGTAATATTGATTcaattatgattttaaaatctttacCTGCCATTGCTTCTGAATCAG AGACTCATTCAAATAATCTGCTAGCGCtagaatttgaaaaatttaatgCCTTAGATAAAAAAGTAGAACAAGAAACTGAAATGAAATCAGATGAAAACACTGAAAAAATTCTTCCAAATGACACAACAGatcaaaaactaaaacaagaaattaaaattgaatcaAATGAAAACATAAAAGACGTTCCTCCAAATAAAACAGCATACTGTAATTTAGCAGCAGATAAAGAAACAGAAGCTGAGAAGTTTTCAGAGAATGATTATGACTCTCTACCGCAAAGCGATTGCCAAGAAGATAATGAATGTGATTCCAGCGGAGCTGAAGCTGACTTTAGCACAATTGCTACCGACGATCTACATTCTATCATTCATCGACTAAGCAAGCAGACACCTGTTATAGAAGAGAGCGAAGACAATATCAAAAGAAAGTCACCGATGAGGGTGAGAATTAAATCTCCCTATGAAAATAAGTCATATGCTATAGAAGAGAAAAAGAGGAAAAAGCTTTTGGAGATTAGAGAGAAGCGAGAACTCAAAAAAAATGCAATGAGCGAGAACTGTAGAATAAAGAAACATAGGAACGGAAGAGGTTCCATTATGGTCCAATCGTCTGACTCAGTCACAAAGTTATCAATAACaaacaagtatttttataaCTCAATCTATGGGCATCCTGTGAAAATTAATACTAGAAATTCTCAAAGATATCACAAAGATCAAACAAGGGTTGCTATTCCCAAGATACAACTaaaagatgatgatgaaactcaAT ATGACGCAGACACGGAAGTTATGTACCTGCAAAGGAAAGAAAACGAAAGTCAAAACTTAACAAATGATGCATCTACACCCCCAGCAGCTAATGATATTGGtgttaatttaaattttctCAGGCGATTAATTTCTCCATCTACAACAGACTTCAGTTTGACAAATACTTCATCTAGTTTGCAACAAAATGTttt ACGCGATGATAGTTTTGTCAATACTGAAAAAGAAATAACTCAAAAAAATGCCTTAATGTCAACACGAAGTACTCAAGTTTCAGTTCCGGCAAATTTACCAAAACTAGAGGTTAATTATACACAAGttgaaaattgtaaaactaCGTCTTCCGTAGAGTGTAGAAGAAGTATTGATAAAATATATGATCttataaaacaaataggtaaaaCGGACAGCTTGGAGGTTATGCCTACTTCAAGTAAAGCCGCAACTaatattgataaattaaatataacatgTGGTAAAGGTAATTCTAAAGATCAAGCCACTGATAGTGGAACTAGCATCAAACATCAACTAACTTCCTCTAATCCTAGTAGTTGTTGTTTTGAAAAGCCAAAAACTGTAGTAAAAACTTCGAAAGACTCTAAGAAGAAATACGAGAATCCCACGTCCATTATTCCGAAAATAACGATTGGTTCAAAACCAGCAATTAACAAAATTAACAATAAAGCaaataataaagaatttaaaaaactatcTTGTAGCAAAATTCAGGAAAATCCATTAAAAGCTATATCTCAATTGATTCACGAATTTGACAACGTCCAAAAGACGACtgttaaaaatgaaaaggaaccgaaaaagaacaaaaaaactgaaagtttaaCTACTCAAGATAAAAGCAGCTTTCGACAAAATTTTCTCAAGCGAATGTCAAAACGAGATCAGTATTTAAAGGAATCTGAAGCAATATCCTCAAAAAAGTCAGTCCTTATAGAAAGGAAACGTCAAGGCACGGGATATGGCCCTCCCAAAATTACACAGCAACAATTACAACACGAAGAAGACTCTTTAGATacgaacagaaaaaaaattgctgaTATTATTGATGAAGTGAAAGAACTTAGGGGAGAAGCAGTGCGTGGCCCTTCAAGAAATCTGGCAAGATTAAATAGCTTAGCGCAACCTAAAAAATCAAATCTACAGTCCCAACAGGAAGAACCCCTAAATAGATTTGGAAAACGAGTAATGGACAGATTGTCTAAACCAACGCCCCCTACACCGAATCCCGAGAAAAGTATAGGCTTGACAAGAACTAAACAGAGAAAAATATATGATGAACTACCCTCATCTACAAAGCAACCACATTCAGCTGGATTGCCCACAG AAAGGTTGTCAAGAGCTAAACCACAtaacacaaataataatagtCCTAACCGAGATGGATTTGGTAAACGATCTCTGGGACCTGTCGGCAAACCAACATGTATCCATGGAAATGTTAATAAGTTACCCGAGGAACT AAAAGGAAAGATGGTAGCTGTGGAAACGTATGTGAAGAGTCACTATGGACGCGATTCGCGTTCACTAGAGACCGGCAATTCTTACAGCGCACACAAGTCGAGGGTCCCTTTGATACCCAACGACCTCGATGTGG TGTCTTTGACGTCATCTCCGTCTACCAAAGAAGAATCTTCTACTCTCGGCAAAAAATTACACAGCATGGTTGATTCTATGATTAGCAGCACTATGCCTGTATTAGGTGCCGTCGCTGAATGCAATGAGTCCGTATCTAAAGCGAGTGATGGTTTTGATGATACTTCTATAGAAAAAAGATCGAATTCTGATGAAATTATACTATCGAGCTCTGATTATCCAGTCGATATATTTGaagataaaaatatagttaCGGCTGTGTCAGTTATTTCGTTGGAGCAGAAAGACGATGAAATAGCCAATTGTAATATAAATATGTGTGAAACTAACCAACCTTGTCCTCCTAATGAGTTACATAATCCAGAAAGTGAAACGTGTCATCAAATACAAAATGGCACATTTCAAAAGTTAATGAGaggtaaaaatttaatattgaaTGTTACACCTAAGCAGTCCATGGAAAATCTCTTGACTTTGCGATCAGAAGATAAGAGCTCGCTAGTACTTAAATCGAAATTATCACAAgatataataaatgaaaaaacagAAACTATTACGGAACTCAAAATTCTACCTGTACTATCTAATACCTGTTTCACCAACTTCAATTTCACTAATTTTCCCATGCAGATAGCAACCATAGGTTACGCTTTACCACAATATCTGGTTAAACATGATTCTAAAACTAAAATTCGTCTATTAGAAAATGAAGACTCAAGGTCGAAAAACTTAAAAGCTGTGTTATCATCTGAAAATGTAGTCAATGCAAAATTAAGCAAATCTATTCGGTGTTTTAAGGATGTGGTTAAAAAAACATCTCAAAAAACAACTGAAAGAGAATCCATTATTTGTCTACTTAgagatgaaaataaaaatgaggTAAGTTTAGACAACCATGAAGAATTCGTTATTAAGATACAGAATAATGAACGACAGACACAAGATAATAGTGTCAAAACTAAAACCAGTAATGAAGATATAGTTGTTGCAGATATTGAAAAATCTAACATTAGTAATTCAACATCACTTGACATTTTAGTGGGacttttaaatgaaattaaaaagataACTTCATATCAAGCTCACATATCCAAGCAAGAAGACACCTTTCATACTGATCTTGAAAAGAAAGAGTTGGAGGTCATACTTAACAATGTGTCTATAAAAGAGAGTTCAGTAGATCAAAGCGTTGATAATGCGATATCTTTGCATTCTCTtgataaattacaaaaactagAAGTGCGTGATAGTaactttttatacttatttcCTAACATCGAAGACCACAACAGAGGCAAAAAAACGTCCGACAAAAATATAACTACAAATGATACTTTGCTTTGTGGACCGTTGGATATGGATAaggaaataaatacaaaattcaGGCAAACTGAATGTATTAATAGGTTTACTGAAGCACCGTCCCGGCCTTTCCCAGTATCTGTCAGCACGAATATAACCGATTCTCTTATCAAACTCATAAACAAGCCTTCTTGTCTTTCCATATATTCTGTTACTGATTGCGAAAGTTTCACATTACTAGCGAATGAAATTAAGGAAGTACCTTCAAAGCCCCTGAAAAAATCGACTGATAGTGTATCTCCTCTTACGacattaaaaattcaatatataaacgaaaaagaaaaatacaaagataTAAAGGAGCAAAATAGTCATTCTCTTATTGAGTTTGATCCTctgatgaaaatgaaaaggGATATATTAGTAACGGTCTATTCAATTCTTGTATTGACCGTGTTTGCTGCTTTGTCGTTTCCCGAAATAATGTATCGTGTGTGA
- the LOC123874500 gene encoding uncharacterized protein LOC123874500 isoform X3 codes for MLINRVPEEESGRVGDADMHLEDNSAEFQTAEEIYQIMAKDNTFEGDETHSNNLLALEFEKFNALDKKVEQETEMKSDENTEKILPNDTTDQKLKQEIKIESNENIKDVPPNKTAYCNLAADKETEAEKFSENDYDSLPQSDCQEDNECDSSGAEADFSTIATDDLHSIIHRLSKQTPVIEESEDNIKRKSPMRVRIKSPYENKSYAIEEKKRKKLLEIREKRELKKNAMSENCRIKKHRNGRGSIMVQSSDSVTKLSITNKYFYNSIYGHPVKINTRNSQRYHKDQTRVAIPKIQLKDDDETQCKSSSPPPSLVSPEKNNQKYINRSYYLDDADTEVMYLQRKENESQNLTNDASTPPAANDIGVNLNFLRRLISPSTTDFSLTNTSSSLQQNVLRDDSFVNTEKEITQKNALMSTRSTQVSVPANLPKLEVNYTQVENCKTTSSVECRRSIDKIYDLIKQIGKTDSLEVMPTSSKAATNIDKLNITCGKGNSKDQATDSGTSIKHQLTSSNPSSCCFEKPKTVVKTSKDSKKKYENPTSIIPKITIGSKPAINKINNKANNKEFKKLSCSKIQENPLKAISQLIHEFDNVQKTTVKNEKEPKKNKKTESLTTQDKSSFRQNFLKRMSKRDQYLKESEAISSKKSVLIERKRQGTGYGPPKITQQQLQHEEDSLDTNRKKIADIIDEVKELRGEAVRGPSRNLARLNSLAQPKKSNLQSQQEEPLNRFGKRVMDRLSKPTPPTPNPEKSIGLTRTKQRKIYDELPSSTKQPHSAGLPTERLSRAKPHNTNNNSPNRDGFGKRSLGPVGKPTCIHGNVNKLPEELKGKMVAVETYVKSHYGRDSRSLETGNSYSAHKSRVPLIPNDLDVVSLTSSPSTKEESSTLGKKLHSMVDSMISSTMPVLGAVAECNESVSKASDGFDDTSIEKRSNSDEIILSSSDYPVDIFEDKNIVTAVSVISLEQKDDEIANCNINMCETNQPCPPNELHNPESETCHQIQNGTFQKLMRGKNLILNVTPKQSMENLLTLRSEDKSSLVLKSKLSQDIINEKTETITELKILPVLSNTCFTNFNFTNFPMQIATIGYALPQYLVKHDSKTKIRLLENEDSRSKNLKAVLSSENVVNAKLSKSIRCFKDVVKKTSQKTTERESIICLLRDENKNEVSLDNHEEFVIKIQNNERQTQDNSVKTKTSNEDIVVADIEKSNISNSTSLDILVGLLNEIKKITSYQAHISKQEDTFHTDLEKKELEVILNNVSIKESSVDQSVDNAISLHSLDKLQKLEVRDSNFLYLFPNIEDHNRGKKTSDKNITTNDTLLCGPLDMDKEINTKFRQTECINRFTEAPSRPFPVSVSTNITDSLIKLINKPSCLSIYSVTDCESFTLLANEIKEVPSKPLKKSTDSVSPLTTLKIQYINEKEKYKDIKEQNSHSLIEFDPLMKMKRDILVTVYSILVLTVFAALSFPEIMYRV; via the exons ATGCTAATTAATCGAGTACCTGAAGAGGAAAGTGGAAGGGTGGGGGATGCGGACATGCATTTGGAGGACAACTCCGCTGAGTTTCAAACAGCTGAAGAGATTTATCAGATTATGGCCAAAGATAATACCTTCGAAGGTGATG AGACTCATTCAAATAATCTGCTAGCGCtagaatttgaaaaatttaatgCCTTAGATAAAAAAGTAGAACAAGAAACTGAAATGAAATCAGATGAAAACACTGAAAAAATTCTTCCAAATGACACAACAGatcaaaaactaaaacaagaaattaaaattgaatcaAATGAAAACATAAAAGACGTTCCTCCAAATAAAACAGCATACTGTAATTTAGCAGCAGATAAAGAAACAGAAGCTGAGAAGTTTTCAGAGAATGATTATGACTCTCTACCGCAAAGCGATTGCCAAGAAGATAATGAATGTGATTCCAGCGGAGCTGAAGCTGACTTTAGCACAATTGCTACCGACGATCTACATTCTATCATTCATCGACTAAGCAAGCAGACACCTGTTATAGAAGAGAGCGAAGACAATATCAAAAGAAAGTCACCGATGAGGGTGAGAATTAAATCTCCCTATGAAAATAAGTCATATGCTATAGAAGAGAAAAAGAGGAAAAAGCTTTTGGAGATTAGAGAGAAGCGAGAACTCAAAAAAAATGCAATGAGCGAGAACTGTAGAATAAAGAAACATAGGAACGGAAGAGGTTCCATTATGGTCCAATCGTCTGACTCAGTCACAAAGTTATCAATAACaaacaagtatttttataaCTCAATCTATGGGCATCCTGTGAAAATTAATACTAGAAATTCTCAAAGATATCACAAAGATCAAACAAGGGTTGCTATTCCCAAGATACAACTaaaagatgatgatgaaactcaATGTAAAAGTTCTTCTCCTCCTCCTTCTTTAGTGTCTCCTGAAAAAAATAACCAAAAGTATATTAACCGCAGTTATTACTTAGATGACGCAGACACGGAAGTTATGTACCTGCAAAGGAAAGAAAACGAAAGTCAAAACTTAACAAATGATGCATCTACACCCCCAGCAGCTAATGATATTGGtgttaatttaaattttctCAGGCGATTAATTTCTCCATCTACAACAGACTTCAGTTTGACAAATACTTCATCTAGTTTGCAACAAAATGTttt ACGCGATGATAGTTTTGTCAATACTGAAAAAGAAATAACTCAAAAAAATGCCTTAATGTCAACACGAAGTACTCAAGTTTCAGTTCCGGCAAATTTACCAAAACTAGAGGTTAATTATACACAAGttgaaaattgtaaaactaCGTCTTCCGTAGAGTGTAGAAGAAGTATTGATAAAATATATGATCttataaaacaaataggtaaaaCGGACAGCTTGGAGGTTATGCCTACTTCAAGTAAAGCCGCAACTaatattgataaattaaatataacatgTGGTAAAGGTAATTCTAAAGATCAAGCCACTGATAGTGGAACTAGCATCAAACATCAACTAACTTCCTCTAATCCTAGTAGTTGTTGTTTTGAAAAGCCAAAAACTGTAGTAAAAACTTCGAAAGACTCTAAGAAGAAATACGAGAATCCCACGTCCATTATTCCGAAAATAACGATTGGTTCAAAACCAGCAATTAACAAAATTAACAATAAAGCaaataataaagaatttaaaaaactatcTTGTAGCAAAATTCAGGAAAATCCATTAAAAGCTATATCTCAATTGATTCACGAATTTGACAACGTCCAAAAGACGACtgttaaaaatgaaaaggaaccgaaaaagaacaaaaaaactgaaagtttaaCTACTCAAGATAAAAGCAGCTTTCGACAAAATTTTCTCAAGCGAATGTCAAAACGAGATCAGTATTTAAAGGAATCTGAAGCAATATCCTCAAAAAAGTCAGTCCTTATAGAAAGGAAACGTCAAGGCACGGGATATGGCCCTCCCAAAATTACACAGCAACAATTACAACACGAAGAAGACTCTTTAGATacgaacagaaaaaaaattgctgaTATTATTGATGAAGTGAAAGAACTTAGGGGAGAAGCAGTGCGTGGCCCTTCAAGAAATCTGGCAAGATTAAATAGCTTAGCGCAACCTAAAAAATCAAATCTACAGTCCCAACAGGAAGAACCCCTAAATAGATTTGGAAAACGAGTAATGGACAGATTGTCTAAACCAACGCCCCCTACACCGAATCCCGAGAAAAGTATAGGCTTGACAAGAACTAAACAGAGAAAAATATATGATGAACTACCCTCATCTACAAAGCAACCACATTCAGCTGGATTGCCCACAG AAAGGTTGTCAAGAGCTAAACCACAtaacacaaataataatagtCCTAACCGAGATGGATTTGGTAAACGATCTCTGGGACCTGTCGGCAAACCAACATGTATCCATGGAAATGTTAATAAGTTACCCGAGGAACT AAAAGGAAAGATGGTAGCTGTGGAAACGTATGTGAAGAGTCACTATGGACGCGATTCGCGTTCACTAGAGACCGGCAATTCTTACAGCGCACACAAGTCGAGGGTCCCTTTGATACCCAACGACCTCGATGTGG TGTCTTTGACGTCATCTCCGTCTACCAAAGAAGAATCTTCTACTCTCGGCAAAAAATTACACAGCATGGTTGATTCTATGATTAGCAGCACTATGCCTGTATTAGGTGCCGTCGCTGAATGCAATGAGTCCGTATCTAAAGCGAGTGATGGTTTTGATGATACTTCTATAGAAAAAAGATCGAATTCTGATGAAATTATACTATCGAGCTCTGATTATCCAGTCGATATATTTGaagataaaaatatagttaCGGCTGTGTCAGTTATTTCGTTGGAGCAGAAAGACGATGAAATAGCCAATTGTAATATAAATATGTGTGAAACTAACCAACCTTGTCCTCCTAATGAGTTACATAATCCAGAAAGTGAAACGTGTCATCAAATACAAAATGGCACATTTCAAAAGTTAATGAGaggtaaaaatttaatattgaaTGTTACACCTAAGCAGTCCATGGAAAATCTCTTGACTTTGCGATCAGAAGATAAGAGCTCGCTAGTACTTAAATCGAAATTATCACAAgatataataaatgaaaaaacagAAACTATTACGGAACTCAAAATTCTACCTGTACTATCTAATACCTGTTTCACCAACTTCAATTTCACTAATTTTCCCATGCAGATAGCAACCATAGGTTACGCTTTACCACAATATCTGGTTAAACATGATTCTAAAACTAAAATTCGTCTATTAGAAAATGAAGACTCAAGGTCGAAAAACTTAAAAGCTGTGTTATCATCTGAAAATGTAGTCAATGCAAAATTAAGCAAATCTATTCGGTGTTTTAAGGATGTGGTTAAAAAAACATCTCAAAAAACAACTGAAAGAGAATCCATTATTTGTCTACTTAgagatgaaaataaaaatgaggTAAGTTTAGACAACCATGAAGAATTCGTTATTAAGATACAGAATAATGAACGACAGACACAAGATAATAGTGTCAAAACTAAAACCAGTAATGAAGATATAGTTGTTGCAGATATTGAAAAATCTAACATTAGTAATTCAACATCACTTGACATTTTAGTGGGacttttaaatgaaattaaaaagataACTTCATATCAAGCTCACATATCCAAGCAAGAAGACACCTTTCATACTGATCTTGAAAAGAAAGAGTTGGAGGTCATACTTAACAATGTGTCTATAAAAGAGAGTTCAGTAGATCAAAGCGTTGATAATGCGATATCTTTGCATTCTCTtgataaattacaaaaactagAAGTGCGTGATAGTaactttttatacttatttcCTAACATCGAAGACCACAACAGAGGCAAAAAAACGTCCGACAAAAATATAACTACAAATGATACTTTGCTTTGTGGACCGTTGGATATGGATAaggaaataaatacaaaattcaGGCAAACTGAATGTATTAATAGGTTTACTGAAGCACCGTCCCGGCCTTTCCCAGTATCTGTCAGCACGAATATAACCGATTCTCTTATCAAACTCATAAACAAGCCTTCTTGTCTTTCCATATATTCTGTTACTGATTGCGAAAGTTTCACATTACTAGCGAATGAAATTAAGGAAGTACCTTCAAAGCCCCTGAAAAAATCGACTGATAGTGTATCTCCTCTTACGacattaaaaattcaatatataaacgaaaaagaaaaatacaaagataTAAAGGAGCAAAATAGTCATTCTCTTATTGAGTTTGATCCTctgatgaaaatgaaaaggGATATATTAGTAACGGTCTATTCAATTCTTGTATTGACCGTGTTTGCTGCTTTGTCGTTTCCCGAAATAATGTATCGTGTGTGA